The region CTTcaattagtttaaattgaattaaattgtgATTAGAATTCTTAAGAATTATAAATAGAATAAATACCATGCGGAAAAGTATGGGGAAGTTTGCTTGACAGCAATATttaaggagatatatatgatatatattaatcaatgaTAAATTGTAACAAGACCGACCTTAGCTCAGTTGGCAGAGCGGAGGACTGTAGTCGGTTAATCCAACAGCTAATCCTTAGGTCGCTGGTTCGAATCCGGCAGGTcggatccttttttttttttttttttattcagcGATAGTCGGGTCAACCCAGCTAACCTTGAATGATTGAATCGTTGATTCGAATCCGGCCGGTCCGATCCTTTTGCCAtttcttcgtcttcttcaaTGGAACTTTGGCGAACCTTTTGCTTCACTTGAGCTCGAGCACAAATCCAGATCGCTTGCATTGCTTCGGTTCTCATCGGATCGGAACAATACAGATCCGCGCTCACGCTCAGCGTCGATGGTAATGCTAATTTACATATACTTTTCCTCTGTACAATCCGCTGATTCGGAATTGTTTACTCTGTACCGATTTTCTCTTCTCGCGTTGCGTTTTCGTTGTAAAAAGCATGAGAAATATGTTCTTCAGGCTCACAATGTGTTCTCTAGGCGGCAATTCAATTGCGCCTAACTGGAATTCTcatttttggaatggtgtagagTTGTTGAAGCTGCATAATCTGTTTGGGTTGTGTTTTCTGTTATATTCACATGCGAAGCCGATTCAATCCTTTCACGCTAGCGAGGTTAGGTcttgattttgggaatttttcaGGCTGCGGCTTTGCGATTGTACTTGACTTGCATAAGGAATACTCTCGAGGCTGCCATGTGCTTACAGGTATTTACAGAGGCTGGAATCTAATGTTTTTTTCTGGCATTATGAGAAGTTAGTTCACGATCTTCACCAATCAATGCTCTTGGGTCACTTCAAATAATTGTATCCGACAGCACAGTTGCCTGTTTTTTTCCTAATTACTGCAGTCCTAACTTGGTTCTGTTTAATTTTCTGCAAAAtgctattttatttcttttaaatggaAGATACAAGATTTCACCATGTGGCCTGTATCAGCCTGCAATGTGATAGACATCCAACCTTTTTTTGGCTGCGGTGCCCCTCTCTTAAGTTTCCTTGACCTATAACTCTCCTCATTTGATCATATGTACATCTGATAGAATTTCCAGGTATCTGGATAAATATTTAGTTGAGTTGAGTAGACATTGATAATGTTGTTCTCGCATGCTCTTTCGTTCACTGATTGTGTAGCATTTGATGCATCAAAGCCAGCTGTGCAGGAGCAGTTCAAGCTTCTATGGAGAAtccaatatttattaataagtcAGTCGTCTGCGAACACTACATTGTGAAAGAGCTTTAAATCGTTTTTGGAGTTCTTGAGAACTGTTcttgtataaaattaaaatgattaaaaaaaattgacagtTTCTTCCAACTTCATGCCAtaaacacaaaaatgaaaacaaaaataaaatttataaaaaagaatacTAGATACCAATATTACATTCTCAGGGCTTGTAATTGTtgttgtattaaaaaaaatactagatACTATTATgttctcaaacatttttcttttactgCATTGGCCTGATGCTCATTTCAGGCTTTGATTAGCAATTAGTTTTGTGGCTGAAGGTCAGGTTGTGTTTGCTGGCATGCATAAAAATACCTAAGTTTTATTATTTGACATAGCAACATTAAGCAACTTTGCAAGCTGTTCTTAAATGAATCTTTTGGTCAAGTTTGTCGTCCCCTAAATAAGTTGCTAAGTACTTTTAGATTTTTCTGTTGGAGTCTCCTGTTGATCCATGGGCATTAGCCTTAAAGAACTATGCATTCCCAATCTTCTCAGTGCTATCAGTTGTTGTTCTTACTCCATAACTTGTTAAAATTATCCTCACGCTTTTTATATGCTGGTTGCAGAACTTCCCTTGTCAAGAAGTTGAAAGACATAACAAACCGGAGGTTGAACTAAAGTATGTTCACATATTGTTGCTGAGTCTTCAACTAGTTCTTATCTATTTGATTCTTGTTTATTTGTGCAGTTATGAGAAACTTCTGTTTCTTTCCATTATCCCTTAATAATCAAAACACTTGCAGTGAAATAAAAGGTTCTGGAGATGTATAGATTTGTGCTATAGTGCTTAAACAGTTGCTCATGCATAGATCATAGTTTCCTCCTCCTCGTaaagttgttagattagtaatACACTTATGTAGTTTTACCTATAGTTACTTTAACcttaatattcaatttataatagttaaaagttatttatctcaaaaatataagtatgaTCATAGCATAAAAACtatttatataagaaaaataaatgatagGGGGCAATTTTCAAATTGAtctacattttatatttttgagcaggggtgattttgaaaaataattaaaacaatttacCTTTTAGTGCTTTCCCTTCCCCTCCCCCAGCTTTGTGTGGCTCTGCCATTGGATGTGAAGCATCCTGCCTTGTGTTTCGGCCAGCCATGTGAGCATGAGTACTTCTTCCAGGCCATGCTTGCTTTCCTTGAGGAGCATGTTTTCTCCCTAATGTAACACTGTATAGGTAATAAATGATAGTGTCTAGGGTAGTTCAGGACCTTCAGGTGTAAACAGGTTatggaattattaatttagattaaaaaaatgacTTATACTTGGTGGGATTGGCTACTCTGAAGACCTTATGCATTATATataaagggaagaaaaaaaaataaccagTGCCTCATATAGATCCATTAAATAGGATATTTTGCAATATAGCGATTTTAACATTTTCTGTGTACTTTTCAGGACCAGTCCAGAGCTGCTACTAAACCCAGTAAGGAAAATTTCTATTATTagctatattattttattgaatcTTGCAAACTAAAGCTTTTAAGTTATGTTTTGTTCCATACCCATTCTCTTGTTTGTTCCTTAATGAGGACAATGCGGTGGTAACAGTTCATGACATAGTTGCAAAATACGCTTGAGTTCTTTTCAATTGTACTTTTTAGAAGAGGAGGGGAGGGGGTATGGCCTAGAACTTGCAATACCTAGTATCCAGAACTTTTTTTTGTAGGATCTATTAAGTCAGTCATCATTACGTTCAGGTTCTTCATTAGTACTAGTAGCAACCTTGccattacaatttaattttagtaataattCCTACATACTTGATTCCATTTGTAATTTTGTGGTTATTTACATTCATGGTTAGTTGCCCACTATTGAGGCTTGGCAGTGGTAAAACCAACTCTCTATGAGGCAGAAGCTTGCTGACAAGATTTTGTACCAAGTATCTAATATGCAGGGTTAATTCCAGCTCTCTGGGTCTGGCTATGTTGACCATTTTGTTAATATTAAGAACAAGAAGAATTGGCTTATGATTTAATGGACTTTCTTAAAGTCACAATAAATAGTCTGACTATATATCTTTGTAAATCTATGTTTCAATATGAAtctttatttccaaaatatctAAGTACCTGCAATGAATGTTTGGTTTAAACACTCAAATCACCTTCCCATCTCCTCCACCCCATCCCTTTTGCCTCAACTTGGTTATTTTCCTGGTTCTATTTATTAACCAATACAATTTAGACCTGTGGTGTAAAGCAAAGAATTCATACTGATTGGCGTGTGAACTTATAGTGGTTGAATTTCCAATTTATCTTGTAGTTGTAGCCTAATGAATAATAGAGCATGGTGAAGGGGAAGCTCAATGGTGGGGGGTgctatttttttcttccttatttctctCCCATCTCTACTCTTGATTTCCTATATTTCAGTTAGCTGAAACCTTTTCATGCCTAGAATGTCTCTTCATTGTGTTTATCCACAaaccttttcttgtttttccaatttctctctcaGGTTTTAATATGTCGAAATGAGGCTGAAAAATGCTTGATTGAAACGTCCATAAATTCACTGCGTATAAGCCTCAAGGTGAGGTGAACTTATTTGTGTTTGGACATATTGTCAAATTCTTCTTGTTGCTTGTGGATgaaatatacatttttaagaatatgatattgttttattttcatataactGATGTGTCATGGTGATTATATTTAAGTTTCTTTAATAAAGACCTATCTTTGTGGTAACTtccattttctctttcaaataaatatgaggCTGAAAAATGTTTGatgaaaatgtataaaaattcGATGTACATAAACCTCAAGGTGAGATTTATTGGAGCAGCACCCTAGTTCCTCCATGCAACAGATGAGTATGGTTTTTGATGCCTCATGCAGTGATGTGGACTTTGTGGGGTTGACAAAATAGGAGGTCTTTTCAGGCCAATGAGTTGTCTATTTTTAGCATAAAGAATAAACTCTTTTCTGTTTTATATTGTTGTTGAAGATTAGGTTTCTGAGCTTATAACTGAGATAGAGCATGGGTGCATGGAATGTCTTGTTGATTGGATTGAGATATTTTGCCATTTATCCTCGTGATTGTATGCATAAGAAACAACCACAGATTATCAGACCTCGTTATCTTATTGGGATATTCTTCTCTTGCTGTATAGGTAAAGCAAGCAGATGAACTAGAAAACATACTAACAAAAAAGTTCCTTAGATTTTTGTCTATGCGAGCAGAAGCATTTCAAGTATTGAGGAGAAAGCCAGTTCAGGTATATATATCTCATCttgtgagtttttttttttttttttgggggggggggggggatattCCTATGATGAAAAGATTATAGGATGTTGAAGGTATATATACCTGGATCAAAGAGGACAGTTGCATTAAGTAgccaataataaatttaaaaattgtcaaatctTTCagtatgaattctagacaaagaTTGGagaactagaattcatgtagctgacaccaccaagtgagattaaggctagtgatgatgatgatgaactCAAAACTGCATTTtgtgttcctttttttttttttcggggggggggggggggaagtaaATTGAGTTCAAAACTGCATTTTTTctatcaattagattgatttttaatcactcTTCTCCTGTCTTCTGAAGTGAGTTCCATGTTGGTCTTcgatttctgtaatttatttcttataataCATTCTTTCATACTCTTGGCTCTTTTTATCTCCCCAGAAGGCACATGGTTGATTCTTAGTCTTAGACCTTTTTAataaacaacatatcaaaccttAACCCCAGTATGTAGTGTCAACTACATGAACTCTAACTCACTAATTTCTATATATGGCCTTATCTTCTGTAAGGCCCTTAACTTATATGGTACCTTAAAAATCTCCCACcaaattctgttaaaattagCAAAATTCTAATGGTTTATATGAATTACTTGAATGTACTATTTGCAATGGGTGTAAAAGTTTGGTCTTGACCCTGGACCCTGAATTTTAGGGGCATATAATAGGCCAAATTTGTATCAAAACCTCTATCAACCCAGTATGCAGTGATACCTTCTCAGCAACTTGCTTCCTGTCCATATCTGGCAATGTTCTCTGCATTTGGCTAATTTTTACATTGTAAAAAAGTAATATCTAAAAGTTACAAACTAAcgattctttatttttctcaaagcTTCATTTTTCCCTAGCATCATTGTCATAAGCTTTGGCATATAAGGCAATGGACTCTTGATCAGttgaaaacatttttctttGATGTTCAAGATATCCAAAGTAGTGCAgtacattttatttattggaGATGCTTTTTGAATTCTGAAATAAACCATATACTCTGAAAATTGTAAATTAGACTTGCCTATTTATGTGAGCAAGTTGCTTGTGGGTCTTTATTCAACAGTTTGTTGTGCTCTCTTTCCACTGCTATACTCAAAATCTCTGTGCtgcatatttaatcacaaaatgGTGGCATATCTCTATTTCAAGcacttattttgttttgttttttgtttcattaattttctttcattttttgttttatggGTTAGGGTTTATTTGTAGAACGTGTAATTCTTTCTTCTActgatttcctttttcttcttttttacttaCTCTATTTTTGGTTGGTTCACTTCACAGGGATATGATATTAGTTTTCTTATTACGAACTACCACTGTGAGGAAATGCAGAAGCAAAAGCTCATAGATTTTATTGTGCAATTCATGGAGGCAAGATCTGCATTGAATTTAAAGTTGGCAATCTTTTTTCTATTTGCGTGCATGTGATTGGATAGCTGATATATGTGctattcttctttatttcatCCATTAATAGCTTCAAGTTGATAGAACTTTTACCTAAAGGCACTGCTTTGCAGAACTTTGTGATGAGTACTGGACTTTTCTTGTGCATATTCACTTTTTTTGTGTGGCTTGCCATTCTGTAATGGATAGATTTGGGAGTTTCAAAAGTTGGCTTATAGCCCAAAGCATTTAATACCTAGCCTATGAAGGCAATGGGAGAACTAGGAAAGTGAGTGGGAAGAAAGTTGTGCCTTCCCTACTCCTGGAATGAACCGATGATAAAAGAACGATAATTGTCTATTTTCTGTCATATTATTGGTGTTTAATACATTGAACTTAACCTACTTTTCAGAGTTCAGAATTCATAAGTACAATAACAACCCTGCTCTCTCTTATTTTGCTGTGTTTGttgtcttcattttcttcaaggTGTTATTCCTGAAACAGCTTCTGCATTCTAAAACTTCTCTCAACCTTTTGCCCTTGTCACATTCTACTCCAACCTCCCAGCATGATGTCATCCATAGAAATCAAAACGAGCCTCAGTTTTCAGAGTTCTGATACATGAGCTCTTGACAACAATTTGACTATATATGAGGTGCTCCTTTTGGGTGGACCTTGCCTTGAGAAAATGTATTTTAGACCTTACTTTGGAGGCCATTATGGATGATAATGGTGGCTTCTTAAGAACTCTCTCTAAATATGTGCACATCTAATGTGATGAGCTTCTCCATATGGTGGATCTTAGAGATTGAACCTACTGTACTCATGGCAGTTCATCTTGATTCGAAGATTTCCAGTGGTGGACCACGTCCTTTTCTTTGTGTTCTTGTAGTTTTCCCTGCAAAATCTATTACATTCGTGTCAGGACTCTTGGAGTCGACAAGTTCAATCTTAAACCATTCTGAGCCGATACACGAGTCCTTTAATTCTGTTTGTTTTTACTGCCTTCATCTAACTGACAGCCTCTGGTATATTGTTCTCAAACTGCAGGACATCGACAAGGAGATTAGCGAATTAAAATTGTCAGTCAACACGCGAGGGAGGCTCGTGGCAACCGAATTTCTGAAGCAATTTATCTGATACTTAACTGGCTTCAGATCTGTGCAAATCCTTGCTAGTCGTTTGGGCCTTGTATAGCCATGCTCTCTGCAGAAATCATCACACATCAAGCTGGATCTGGTTGCACCTTGCTCCCAGTTACTATTTGGCTTCTATGGATCTGATTGCATTCTAGTATAACTACTTGGCTTCTATGGAAATCTTCTCCCCTTTTGTTCACTGATTTTGGAGCTGTCTTGCAATATATGTAACTGGAAATCAAGTGATTTTAATGACAAACATCATCTCTTTAAATGTTTTGATTAAAACATGGTATTTGGTTTCTGTTGAAATGGTAGCTTGGTGGCATGAAGGTTAGAAACATCACATGTTTGCGGTTGTTGGTATATTATAACCCTTGCTAATGCTTGGATAATCTCACATATTATTCGCGAGTTTAGATAGGAGATGTTAATAGTACTATCAATAACTTATGTAAAAGTGCTATTAACTTATTAAATTAGAGAAGAAAGACAAACACCCTTAAAAGtgttatttatttcatattgaaaaatatatttttaaaggtatatatatatttctactTACATTTAATGTGTTGGTAATTTTTTTAAGCAtgttaatatcaatatttttagAGTCAAATTGactacaaacaaaaaaaaggtaCTTTTATAACATACTACTCTTTCAGCTTTTGTAACATCTGTAACCATATAGCACtaaatcttaattttgttttcacttgacacaaacatataaaaaaaaaattctcaaactaACCGTGAATTTGTTTCTTGTAAACGAGttgaattataaatatttaataaataaatagtatataGAGATTTATAGAGGTTAAAGACGATAGCagtattgatatttttattagagCTTGTCAAAATCATTGGTGTAATTTGTCGATGATCAAATTGAAGAAGACACAAGTAGATCAGTAATAATTAgatagaaataagaaataatgacaaatgaacaaataaTGAGTGAATAAGTTGATTAGataatggagaaaaataaagaatggtGAACACTGTAGAtgaagtttatatatattttcaaattaattaaaaatgatgtgattattattattattattaaccaaTTGAATTTTAATAGTTTGCTTAATTTATAATTGGATCACTAATTctctcaaagaaaataatttgtttgaaaaaatattttttaatgctaaACCAGATTGTATTTACTAATAAATCTTAATCGGATAAActaatattcaatttttagaACATTAGTTAATGTCGTCACTTATTATTAAAAACAAGCAATGTACAGaattgagtattttattttgttggttacaaataattatcttaatttttttattcgaTAAATTCCTAAATTAATTAGGGAGTTATATAATTGTCAATGTAAACAACAAAGTGATAGATCTACTAGACTAAAAGACCATAATATCCTGATTTTTCTCATTTGTAATCATCATTCAAAAATTAGTTATAACAGACaatgaaaaaatatagagaGCTCGAAAGAATAATTGATGGACTTATTGAACGGGGGCAAAAAGACGAATTTGTCCCACACCCTGCTCTCTCATCTTTTCTCCCATGGATTGCCCTGCCCCTGCTCCTTTCTCTCCCTTCCCTTCCCATGGCCGTCGTGCCTAGTTTTCGTCGTCTAGCTGCTATCATTGTCTCGCCTCGCCGACAATCACTGCATCAATTATCGGCGAGACGAGGTAGTGATGGCAATGAGACGACAAAAATGAGGCGAGATAAGTGGAACGACTGGGTGACGATCATGAGAGGAGAGAGAACGTAATAGGACTGGGACAGTGGCCTGTAAATCTATAAAGTAGCAAGGATAAGTTTGTCTTTTTCCTCTCAATTTGTAAGCTCCTCTATGACTTTCCGCTCTGTAGGACTCATGGACAATGCACAGATATGCCCTTCAGATCTGTCCACGTTTGTCGTCTTATATAAGAACTTAAACCCTAAGTTTAACCagtctcctctctctcttcatcGCCTGCCATGAGGAGGCAACATCGGAGCTTCCGCCACCAAGGTGGCGGCAGCCACGGAGCACAGTGGCCGTTGGGACAAGCCCCAGCGCCTCTCCAAAACCAAAATATATTCTACCAAAATCCTAATCAGTACCTCCAAACTCCCGTTCTATTGCCTACTTATCAGTGGCAGGGAAACCCTAATGTTCCGTTGCAGACCTCCAATTTTCCAATTCAAGTTCCCCGCCAATACCAACAGAACCCAAATTTGCAGGTGCAAAACCCTAACGTTTCAATCCGCACCTCCAAAGTTCCAGCACAGGCTTCCAATTCGGCTCCTAAAAAGGGGCTCCACAGTCATCCCCTTCAGGAGAACGTAACGGTTGAGTTGGTGGACCGCGCGGTGACGAAGGCCGGCCACGATCTTCTTGCTGCCGGAGAAAGCGTTTCGTCATGGAAAGTCTTGCAGTCGGCGCTGTTGATTCTGCAGGCGGAGTCGTGGGATTCGCTAGGGGTGCCAATGAAGCGAGTCGTTTCTCTCAACCGCCTTATGGAGATAGAAGGGAAGGTAATGTGAGGGTTTTAAGGTTTGTTTGTATAGTTTTCCGTTTGGTTGATGAGGAGAAAAAGGTGTACAAGAGTAAGAGGAATCCtgaatttgagttttttttttatgtaagttTTAGGAACGTTATAATCTTTACTCAAGTAATTACCGTCTTTGATGctggattttatattattttgaaacacaaaCGGCAGAACTGTGGGGCTTTGCCCCTTTGCACGTTTTTAGCTGTCAAGCCGGGGTT is a window of Diospyros lotus cultivar Yz01 chromosome 10, ASM1463336v1, whole genome shotgun sequence DNA encoding:
- the LOC127812032 gene encoding actin-related protein 2/3 complex subunit 4 isoform X1; this encodes MAAALRLYLTCIRNTLEAAMCLQNFPCQEVERHNKPEVELKTSPELLLNPVLICRNEAEKCLIETSINSLRISLKVKQADELENILTKKFLRFLSMRAEAFQVLRRKPVQGYDISFLITNYHCEEMQKQKLIDFIVQFMEDIDKEISELKLSVNTRGRLVATEFLKQFI
- the LOC127812032 gene encoding actin-related protein 2/3 complex subunit 4 isoform X2, producing the protein MAAALRLYLTCIRNTLEAAMCLQNFPCQEVERHNKPEVELKTSPELLLNPVKQADELENILTKKFLRFLSMRAEAFQVLRRKPVQGYDISFLITNYHCEEMQKQKLIDFIVQFMEDIDKEISELKLSVNTRGRLVATEFLKQFI